GAAGAAGTCCCGCTTCACCGAAGAACAGATCGCCTATGCCCTGCGCCAGGCGGAGAGCGGCACCGCCGTCGCCGATGTCTGCCGCCAGTTGGGCGTGAGCGAGGCGACGTTCTATGTCTGGAAGAAGAAGTTCGCCCATCTCGGGACGAGCGAGATGCGCCGCCTCCGGCAGCTCGAGGACGAGAACAATCGGCTGAAGCGCCTCGTAGCCGATCTCACGCTCGATAAGCACATGCTCGCGGAGGCGCTCCGAAAAAACGGGTGACGCCGACCCGTCGACGCGCGACCGCCCAGTGGTTCCAGGACACCTTCGGAATCAGTGGCGTGCGCGCGTGTCGATTGGCCGGCTTCAGTCGGGCGGCGTGGTACCGGAAGAGCAAAGCGCGGGATCAGTCGGCGATCCGGCTGCGCATCCGGGAGTTCGCCCAGGCGCGGCCACGCTTCGGGTACTACCGCACTTACGTCCTGCTGCGGCGCGAGGGCTGGCCGGTGAATCTGAAGCGCGTACGGCGTCTGTATCGCCTCGAAGGCTTGCAGGTCCGCCTCCAGGGCCGGAAACGGCGCCATCGGTCCCTGCATCGCGGTCCCGTGGCGGCGCCGACCGGCGCGCTGCAGCGGTGGAGCGTGGATTTCGTGCACGATCAACTGGCCGACGGCCGGGTGTTTCGCGTGCTCACGGTCGTCGATCAGTGGAGTCGCCAGAGTCCTTTGTTAGAGGTGGTCCAGCGCGTCACCGGCGGCGACGTGGCGGCGGCCCTCGACCGCGTGCGCCACGCGGGGATGCAACCGCGGTCGATCACCGTGGACCACGGCACCGAATTCACTTCGATGGCCCTCGACACGTGGGCCTTCGAGCATCGCATCGCGCTCGACTTCACGCGCCCGGGCAAGCCCACCGACAACGGGCACATCGAATCCTTCAACGCCCGCTTGCGCGATGAATGTTTGAACGTGCATCAGTTCCATTCGCTCGCCCACGCCAAGGCGATCATCGAGGCGTGGCGGGTCGACTACAACGAGCACCGTCCCCGTGGCTCCCTGGGCGACCTGACGCCCGCGGAGTACGCCACCATTCACCAGGACACCCAGCCCTCGGCAGCGGCCTAACTCTACCTAACGACTGTCCGCTTTCGGGTCCGGGGACCAGAACCGGGGCCACTCTCGTTCTGAACTGTCTCCGATCGGGACCGACGTCACAACATGGGAGCCAAGGCGACGGCGGACGTGTCGCGTCTCTTCGATGGCTACATCGGCCACGTCTTCGAGCGCATCGCCGATCAGGCGTATCGGCCCGGCCTGGGGCTGCCCTGCCCTTGGTCAGCGATTAGGGACGGTGGGAGGGACAGGACAACGAACGGGAGTCGCTCGAGCTGGACATCATGGCTCCACTCCCCGATGGGCGCGTGCTTACCGGCGGGGTGAAAGTGGAAACGGAAGCCGATCCCCGTGGAATGGCATCGACGACATCTGGAGGGGCTGCGGCGGTTGGCCAAGTCCGGCGTGCGGTGGGCGCACGCGGCGGCGGAGCCGGAGTCACCGCTGCTGTGGGTCGCGGCCGGTGGATTCGAGCCCGAATTCGTTGAGGCGATTCAGGGGGAGCGCGACAAGGTGTATTTGTGGGGTCTCGAGGCGCTGTACGGCGCCTAACGCTTCGTGCGTCGCGGCCGAGACGCGTTCCCCGCGATTGCTGCAGGTGCTCGATCAGCGCCCGCAGCGCCGCGACGCGTGCTGACGCTGCGGATGGTACAGGTAGTAGCCCGGAACGGCTCGCAGAAACCTTCAAGCACCTGACCAGGACCCCGCTCAGCTCGTCCCGAAATGTACGCGTCCATGGCCATCGTCACCCAGGCCCCGCGGCCGCAAGGCGACGGTTGATCGCCGAGGCGGTCGAGAGCACGCGCGCGGGCACGGCCACCGTGAAGTGCCGCCCCTTCTCGGTGAACTCCCAGCGATACAGCGGGGCATCGGTTGCCGGGTGCAGTTCAGGCACTCGTGGTCCACGAGCTCCTTCAGGTGCTGG
This DNA window, taken from Gemmatimonadota bacterium, encodes the following:
- a CDS encoding IS3 family transposase (programmed frameshift), which translates into the protein MKKSRFTEEQIAYALRQAESGTAVADVCRQLGVSEATFYVWKKKFAHLGTSEMRRLRQLEDENNRLKRLVADLTLDKHMLAEALRKNGVTPTRRRATAQWFQDTFGISGVRACRLAGFSRAAWYRKSKARDQSAIRLRIREFAQARPRFGYYRTYVLLRREGWPVNLKRVRRLYRLEGLQVRLQGRKRRHRSLHRGPVAAPTGALQRWSVDFVHDQLADGRVFRVLTVVDQWSRQSPLLEVVQRVTGGDVAAALDRVRHAGMQPRSITVDHGTEFTSMALDTWAFEHRIALDFTRPGKPTDNGHIESFNARLRDECLNVHQFHSLAHAKAIIEAWRVDYNEHRPRGSLGDLTPAEYATIHQDTQPSAAA